In Sphaeramia orbicularis chromosome 15, fSphaOr1.1, whole genome shotgun sequence, a single genomic region encodes these proteins:
- the rgs7a gene encoding regulator of G-protein signaling 7a isoform X2 yields the protein MIKNLDIEDQVEALHLGTLMAAHGYFFPISDHVLTLKDDGTFYRFQTPYFWPSNCWEPENTDYAVYLCKRTMQNKARLELADYEAESLARLQRAFARKWEFIFMQAEAQAKVDKKRDKIERKILDSQERAFWDVHRPVPGCVNTTEVDIKKSSRMKNPHKTRKSVYGLQNDIRTHSPTHTPAPEAKQPTEEELQEQITFWQLQLDRHRLKMSKVAESLLGYTEQYVEYDPFLTPPDPSNPWISDDTTLWELEASKEPGQQRVKRWAFGIDEVLKDPVGREQFLKFLESEFSSENLRFWLAVQELKKRPIREVPTRVQEIWQEFLAPGAPSAINVDSKSYDKTTQNVKDPGRYAFEDAQEHIYKLMKSDSYSRFIRSSAYQELLQAKKKKSKNLF from the exons TGGAAGCTCTTCACCTAGGGACTCTGATGGCTGCACATGGTTACTTCTTCCCCATCTCAGACCACGTTCTCACCCTCAAAGACGATGGTACTTTCTATAGGTTTCAG ACTCCATACTTTTGGCCATCAAACTGCTGGGAACCAGAAAACACAGACTATG CTGTTTACCTCTGCAAAAGAACAATGCAAAATAAAGCACGTCTGGAGCTTGCAGACTATGAAGCG GAGAGCTTAGCAAGGCTACAGAGAGCTTTCGCCAGGAAATGGGAGTTCATTTTTATGCAAGCAGAAGCACAAGCAAA AGTTGACAAGAAAAGAGACAAAATTGAGAGGAAAATTCTCGACAGTCAGGAAAGAGCATTCTGGGACGTGCACAGACCAGTG CCTGGATGTGTGAATACAACAGAAGTCGACATAAAGAAGTCCTCAAGAATGAAAAATCCTCACAAAACCAGAAAG TCTGTGTATGGACTGCAGAATGACATCCGTACCCACAGCCCGACCCACACTCCGGCCCCCGAGGCCAAGCAGCCGACAGAAGAAGAACTGCAAGAACAG ATCACCTTTTGGCAATTGCAATTAGACAGGCATCGACTGAAAATGTCCAAAGTGGCAGAGAG TTTGCTGGGTTACACAGAGCAGTATGTTGAATATGACCCCTTCCTCACGCCACCAGATCCATCCAACCCCTGGATCTCAGATGACACCACACTCTGGGAACTTGAAGCCAG taaGGAGCCAGGCCAGCAGAGGGTAAAACGGTGGGCTTTTGGTATTGATGAGGTCCTTAAAGATCCTGTGGGAAGAGAGCAATTCCTCAAATTCCTGGAGTCTGAGTTCAGCTCAGAGAATCTCAG GTTCTGGTTAGCGGTCCAAGAACTAAAGAAACGTCCAATCAGAGAAGTTCCAACTCGGGTTCAGGAGATCTGGCAGGAGTTTCTGGCCCCCGGAGCACCCAGTGCCATTAATGTGGACTCCAAGAGCTACGACAAAACCACCCAGAATGTCAAGGACCCTGGACGCTATGCCTTTGAAGATGCACAG GAACACATCTACAAATTGATGAAGAGTGATTCTTACAGCCGTTTCATCCGTTCCAGTGCCTACCAGGAGCTATTACAGGCTAAGAAGAAG AAAAGTAAGAACTTGTTCTGA
- the grem2a gene encoding gremlin-2: MLWRITLPVLLAGVLCITAETRKSRPQGSIPSPYKTKGNLSSERHRLLQRKPEVLSSSREALVVTERRYLRRDWCKTQPLRQTISEEGCRSRTVVNRFCYGQCNSFYIPRHMGPSSSHGQNRGQASGSGRKNHNKAQEPFQSCSFCRPHRITHLTVQLDCPDLQPPFRHRKVQRVKQCRCMSVDVSNHGKL; this comes from the coding sequence ATGCTGTGGAGAATCACACTCCCTGTCCTGTTAGCTGGTGTGCTCTGCATCACTGCAGAGACCAGAAAGTCCCGTCCACAGGGTTCCATCCCATCCCCATATAAAACCAAAGGGAACCTGTCCTCAGAACGTCACCGGCTACTGCAGCGGAAACCAGAAGTGTTGTCCTCTAGTCGGGAGGCACTAGTAGTGACAGAACGCCGCTATCTACGCAGAGACTGGTGCAAGACCCAACCCCTGCGTCAGACAATCAGTGAGGAGGGCTGCCGCAGCCGCACTGTGGTCAACCGTTTTTGCTATGGTCAGTGCAACTCCTTCTACATCCCCCGCCATATGGGCCCCAGTTCAAGCCATGGCCAAAATCGAGGCCAAGCCTCAGGATCTGGAAGAAAAAACCACAACAAGGCACAAGAGCCATTCCAGTCCTGTTCCTTTTGCAGGCCACACCGCATCACACACCTTACAGTTCAACTAGACTGCCCAGACCTTCAGCCCCCTTTCAGACACCGTAAGGTGCAGAGGGTCAAACAGTGTCGTTGTATGTCTGTGGATGTGAGCAATCATGGGAAACTGTGA